Proteins from one Euzebyales bacterium genomic window:
- a CDS encoding lysophospholipid acyltransferase family protein has protein sequence MDDERRRRKWLGSSLFVGRLRGAGKFGRMIMRWLVWWPIRMLFCSPLTVHHRVALPREPVVFVANHASHADTVVLLEVLARGRPLAVAAADDYWFKDTIKGLALAGSLGAFPFPREGSRGLRRTEELLAAGWSVLIYPQGTRGGGKFRSGIGRLAAAGAVLVPVGVVGTRHVLPKGATWPRRHRVSVHIGEAIRVRDTQEAVRRAEQAVAELSHDPELGAA, from the coding sequence ATGGACGACGAACGTCGGCGACGCAAGTGGCTCGGGTCGTCGCTGTTCGTCGGTCGGTTGCGCGGGGCGGGCAAGTTCGGTCGCATGATCATGCGCTGGCTGGTGTGGTGGCCGATCCGCATGCTGTTCTGCAGCCCACTGACCGTGCACCATCGGGTCGCACTGCCACGTGAACCCGTCGTGTTCGTCGCGAACCACGCGAGCCACGCCGACACGGTGGTCCTGCTGGAGGTCCTGGCACGCGGTCGGCCGCTGGCGGTGGCGGCCGCCGACGACTACTGGTTCAAGGACACGATCAAGGGTCTGGCGCTGGCGGGATCGCTCGGTGCGTTCCCGTTCCCCCGCGAGGGCAGCCGGGGTCTGCGCCGCACGGAGGAGCTGCTGGCCGCCGGCTGGTCCGTGCTGATCTACCCGCAGGGTACGCGTGGTGGAGGCAAGTTCCGGTCGGGCATCGGCCGCCTGGCCGCGGCCGGCGCCGTGCTCGTGCCGGTCGGCGTCGTCGGCACGCGCCACGTCCTGCCCAAAGGCGCCACGTGGCCGCGCAGGCACCGCGTATCGGTCCACATCGGCGAGGCCATCCGCGTGCGGGACACCCAGGAGGCGGTGCGTCGCGCAGAGCAAGCGGTCGCCGAGCTGTCGCATGACCCCGAGCTGGGTGCCGCCTGA
- a CDS encoding serine protease, translating into MSSGDMRAVMVAAAVLLAGCAPTATEPPSATYVVSTPTEDAVADARPIRLDVLHVTSAERVARQLTVRVRARACGRLATASGVAVGPRLLVTNRHVVQGAEVLELNHWDGTRARARPTGLAVADDLALVRVSTRLPAVARLAPVDVDEQTEVLVVGYPDGGRQTVERGEVVEYARLRSPADASPVIRMAVDIAPGNSGGAVVDRTGALAGVVFGVETGTDYGLAIPASAVADLLDDGGTAAPAGCS; encoded by the coding sequence GTGAGCTCCGGCGACATGCGTGCCGTGATGGTGGCGGCGGCCGTCTTGCTGGCGGGGTGCGCACCCACCGCCACGGAGCCTCCGTCGGCCACCTACGTCGTCAGCACACCGACGGAGGACGCGGTCGCCGACGCGAGACCCATACGTCTTGACGTGCTGCACGTCACCTCCGCGGAGCGGGTCGCGCGACAGTTGACCGTGCGCGTCCGTGCGCGTGCATGCGGGCGTCTGGCCACGGCGTCGGGCGTGGCCGTCGGGCCCCGACTGCTGGTGACCAACCGGCACGTGGTGCAGGGCGCGGAGGTCCTCGAGCTCAACCACTGGGACGGCACGCGCGCCCGCGCGCGACCGACAGGGCTCGCCGTGGCCGACGACCTCGCTCTGGTGCGCGTGTCGACGCGCCTGCCGGCGGTTGCGCGCCTGGCCCCCGTCGACGTCGATGAGCAGACGGAGGTGCTGGTCGTCGGCTACCCCGACGGTGGCAGGCAGACCGTCGAACGCGGTGAGGTGGTCGAGTACGCCCGCCTGCGATCACCGGCCGACGCGAGCCCGGTCATCCGGATGGCGGTGGACATCGCGCCGGGCAACTCGGGAGGAGCGGTGGTGGACCGCACGGGCGCCCTCGCCGGTGTGGTGTTCGGCGTCGAGACCGGGACGGACTACGGCCTGGCGATCCCGGCGTCGGCGGTCGCGGATCTGCTCGACGACGGCGGGACCGCCGCGCCCGCTGGCTGCTCGTGA